The proteins below are encoded in one region of Borrelia duttonii Ly:
- the uvrA gene encoding excinuclease ABC subunit UvrA, with amino-acid sequence MKENITVRGAREHNLKNIDVDIPRNSLVVISGKSGSGKSSLAFDTIFAEGQRRYMESVSSYARQFLGVMKKPNVEYIGGLSPAISIEQKTISNNPRSTVGTITEIYDYYRLLFAKVGKPYCPNDGNLIEEQSLDNIINVILSYSEGSKVILFAPIVMGAKGTHNKELEKILNQGFARVRIDFQDYLVEDAVNLKLDKNKKHNIEIIIDKIKLSNDIRVRLAESIETALLVSNGYLRVEIEDDFKKIDRIFTEHNSCPLCGFSLPAIEPRLFSFNSPFGACSECSGLGIIFDFDFEKICPDMQLSFNEDAFITFKSSSPWALAIFKGLSKHYGFKLNTPISRIPEDVLQKILYGDNVKIDFVYKSREMEAKEISGGFHYSKEFEGLIPLLKRRYLATESDSARSFYESLMSRKICNFCKGKRLSCEALSVKLVGKDIQELNSLSVMDSYLFFENIELDEFDTKIAKEILKEIRNRLKFLIDVGLSYLCLDRISGTLSGGEAQRIRLATQIGSALAGVLYVLDEPSIGLHQRDNEKLVKTLVNLKELGNTVIVVEHDEQTLRTADYIIDVGPGAGIYGGEIVAKGVLSDILNNENSLTGKYLSGQLKIEIPRVRRQIGKSKIVLLKANKNNLKNINVHIPLGVFTVITGVSGSGKSTLLNEVLYPALDSRLKANEIYSDGFEDIIGYEEIDKVIQINQKPIGRTPRSNPATYVGFFTEIREIFAKLPESRTRGFKAGRFSFNVKGGRCEKCQGDGYLNIQMHFLPDVFVPCSLCKGKKFNEETLEIRYKGKNIYDVLEMSVLEAKDFFESVPKISHYLSLLIQVGLEYIKLGQSSTTLSGGEAQRIKLAFELGKKSMGKTFYMIDEPTTGLHFDDIRKLLEVLQLLVKNGNTVVLIEHNLDVIKQADYIIDLGPEGGVSGGNIVVSGTPEEVAKCKSSYTGMFLKNLL; translated from the coding sequence TTGAAAGAAAACATTACTGTTAGAGGTGCAAGGGAACATAATTTAAAAAATATTGATGTTGATATTCCAAGAAATAGTTTGGTGGTAATATCTGGCAAAAGTGGTTCTGGAAAGTCATCTTTAGCTTTTGATACAATTTTTGCAGAAGGACAGAGAAGATATATGGAATCTGTATCTTCTTATGCGAGACAGTTTTTGGGCGTAATGAAAAAGCCAAATGTTGAATATATAGGCGGACTTTCTCCTGCTATCTCTATTGAACAGAAAACCATCAGCAATAATCCAAGATCAACGGTTGGTACTATTACTGAAATTTATGATTATTATAGATTGTTGTTTGCAAAAGTTGGCAAGCCATATTGTCCCAATGATGGAAATTTAATCGAAGAGCAATCTTTAGATAATATAATTAATGTTATTTTAAGTTATTCTGAGGGTTCCAAAGTTATATTATTTGCTCCTATTGTTATGGGTGCAAAGGGTACTCATAACAAAGAACTTGAGAAAATATTAAATCAAGGATTTGCTAGGGTTAGAATAGATTTTCAGGATTATTTAGTAGAAGATGCCGTTAACTTAAAATTAGATAAAAATAAAAAGCATAATATTGAAATTATAATAGACAAAATAAAATTGAGTAATGATATAAGAGTGAGACTTGCAGAATCTATTGAAACTGCTTTATTGGTGTCTAATGGTTATTTACGTGTAGAGATTGAAGATGATTTTAAAAAAATAGATAGAATTTTTACAGAGCATAATAGTTGTCCTTTATGTGGGTTTTCTCTTCCCGCAATAGAGCCAAGACTTTTTTCATTTAATAGTCCGTTTGGCGCTTGTAGTGAATGTTCTGGTCTTGGTATTATATTTGATTTTGATTTTGAAAAAATTTGTCCTGATATGCAACTTTCTTTTAATGAGGATGCATTTATTACCTTTAAATCAAGTTCGCCTTGGGCCTTGGCGATTTTTAAAGGCTTGTCTAAGCATTATGGATTTAAGTTAAATACTCCTATAAGTCGTATTCCTGAGGATGTTCTTCAAAAGATTTTGTATGGAGATAATGTAAAGATAGATTTTGTTTATAAGTCTAGAGAAATGGAAGCTAAAGAAATTAGTGGAGGTTTTCATTACTCTAAGGAATTTGAAGGTCTTATTCCTCTTTTAAAGAGGCGTTATCTTGCAACTGAATCTGATAGTGCTAGATCGTTTTATGAAAGTTTGATGTCTCGTAAAATTTGTAATTTTTGTAAAGGAAAGAGATTGAGTTGCGAGGCTTTGTCTGTTAAATTGGTTGGAAAAGATATCCAAGAGCTTAATAGTTTATCTGTTATGGATTCTTATTTATTTTTTGAAAATATTGAGCTTGATGAGTTTGATACAAAAATTGCTAAAGAGATTTTGAAAGAAATTAGAAATAGGCTTAAATTTTTAATTGATGTTGGACTGTCTTATTTATGTTTGGACAGAATATCTGGAACTCTTTCAGGTGGTGAAGCTCAAAGAATTAGACTTGCTACACAAATAGGTTCAGCTCTTGCTGGAGTTCTTTATGTACTTGATGAACCTAGCATTGGGTTGCATCAAAGAGATAATGAAAAATTAGTCAAGACCCTTGTTAATCTTAAAGAACTTGGCAATACAGTAATTGTTGTAGAACATGATGAGCAAACTTTACGTACTGCTGATTATATTATTGATGTTGGTCCTGGAGCTGGAATTTATGGTGGAGAGATCGTTGCTAAGGGAGTATTATCTGATATTTTAAATAATGAAAATAGTTTAACTGGTAAATATTTAAGTGGACAACTTAAAATAGAAATTCCAAGAGTAAGACGTCAAATAGGAAAATCCAAAATTGTACTTTTGAAGGCAAATAAAAATAATTTAAAAAATATTAATGTTCACATTCCTTTGGGAGTTTTTACTGTAATAACTGGGGTTTCTGGTAGTGGAAAGAGTACTCTTCTTAATGAGGTATTATATCCTGCTTTGGATAGTAGGTTAAAAGCGAATGAAATCTATTCTGATGGTTTTGAGGATATTATTGGCTATGAAGAAATTGATAAGGTTATTCAGATAAATCAAAAACCAATAGGACGAACTCCAAGATCAAATCCGGCAACTTATGTTGGATTTTTTACTGAGATTAGGGAAATTTTTGCAAAGCTTCCAGAGTCTAGAACAAGGGGGTTTAAAGCAGGTAGATTTTCTTTTAATGTTAAGGGTGGACGTTGTGAAAAATGTCAAGGGGATGGATACTTAAATATTCAGATGCATTTTTTGCCTGATGTTTTTGTTCCTTGTAGTCTATGTAAAGGTAAAAAATTTAATGAAGAAACTCTGGAAATTAGGTATAAGGGAAAAAATATTTATGATGTTTTAGAAATGAGTGTTCTTGAAGCTAAAGATTTCTTTGAAAGTGTTCCAAAGATTAGTCATTATTTAAGTCTTTTAATACAAGTTGGACTTGAGTATATTAAACTGGGACAGTCATCAACAACCCTTTCAGGAGGAGAGGCTCAACGAATTAAATTGGCATTTGAGCTTGGTAAGAAAAGTATGGGAAAAACTTTTTATATGATTGATGAACCGACTACAGGTTTACATTTTGATGATATAAGGAAATTATTAGAAGTATTGCAATTACTTGTTAAAAATGGAAATACTGTGGTTCTCATAGAACATAATTTAGATGTTATTAAACAAGCGGATTATATAATAGACTTAGGTCCTGAGGGTGGAGTATCTGGAGGCAATATTGTTGTATCTGGAACTCCTGAAGAGGTTGCAAAATGCAAGAGTTCCTATACAGGAATGTTTTTGAAAAATCTTTTGTAA
- a CDS encoding LPS-assembly protein LptD — protein sequence MQEFLYRNVFEKSFVILILLNIFSCFILFSQNDNDKDKIKNKLTLMQKANLRELELSSDEDLKKWALKEGIKEKDISKIKSLLLEKFGISPDLFSKDGKDAGRYKVVIESTDNLENFTYELTGDENIVFKGRVKLIIEDVKENKKHNIQGDKIVFNKKTKKLFSSGNVDYKLDLSSDEKLYFYGNELFVDFDSKNLLLKDGIIQKKIQRNLVDHIVSFGGKSLKRLDNDASILEQAFITTSKIPEPYYSIKASKIWILPSGDFGILNAVFYIGRVPMFYIPFFFKPGDSLFFNPSLGYFPKRGLTLFNTVYLFGKKSVDSDKFSFLDFDFHSMYDSSKEPYIRNGYLTYFFAEDVVSKLNKDYVKLIFDIYSNLGFYTGIDLNLSNTLDLFKTFEVSFGIGFTRTVHRHILSGVYRPFDSNSINYSLFSFDNINKGNIFGFEVPFRYLLKSKSEFLISDALFSVIFEHYSDPYVMIDFKDRLESGTFLSLLSSPKSSSEIEKMISTFDWNLSSFYNRTFDDNSLIDYRLNNLGFTFKLASYDNIFNAKSKKNIKDPTRKWFYLERIHLPYIDLNFQKDLYNNNWTVSSDSKTKEVIMGPKVKDIGDSVEDDKDKSDSEKLKEKKDLIKDFHLVPNPIVSNDFNKQDSFYIRFGINPYLKNNIFFDDSKFKSPQEFKYDVKTYLFDIKNKIDLKFYADFNNRQITFEDILYLNTIEYNPLDKNYNLIEKDKKGEHSIIHKTTLNLLPFMMYPNFSRSSIKFENKITLYSFDKKYDVNSKILAGKSNTVFLKSPETFYQDFNFDLIYDYKFFTTSFSSVLKNTFESIYTSSEFKFSLEFPYLLQEVGIGVKYDRKFKEDTKKTFFSKKTLINSSPLKPIYPYKHLKMNPALYYKLEPRYLDYLKFSFLIAYDPLINGLSELSLKVNAYDFKFAFEMKNDFEYKYDKSLGDFAKVGSMAKLVPYSLSAQYKKDLYEFKFFDEKFSIGFGTDVGWKMNLQKFVDNEFWAEFTLKFKYTKFFELDVATRSINTKTFRYFGGYMNQIDLATVNFLEDVFKSFNFFNIQDRKDSLFKIKKISTSFKFNFYDWKFVGEYSLSPDILKHDNNRYSSIWRNTFSIYISWNFFEPVKSSFESNSSTNYELLINRKSNRQDRIF from the coding sequence ATGCAAGAGTTCCTATACAGGAATGTTTTTGAAAAATCTTTTGTAATATTAATTTTATTAAATATTTTTAGTTGTTTTATCCTGTTTTCTCAGAATGATAATGATAAGGATAAAATCAAAAATAAGCTGACTTTAATGCAGAAAGCTAATTTAAGGGAACTTGAGCTTTCTAGTGATGAAGATTTGAAAAAGTGGGCATTAAAAGAAGGAATCAAAGAGAAAGACATTTCTAAGATAAAATCATTGCTTTTGGAAAAATTTGGCATATCTCCTGATCTTTTTTCAAAAGATGGCAAGGATGCAGGAAGATATAAAGTAGTTATTGAGAGTACAGATAATCTTGAAAATTTTACCTATGAGCTTACTGGAGATGAAAATATTGTATTTAAAGGTAGAGTGAAACTTATTATTGAAGATGTTAAAGAGAATAAAAAACATAATATTCAAGGTGATAAGATTGTTTTTAATAAAAAAACCAAAAAGCTTTTTTCTAGTGGAAATGTTGATTATAAACTTGATTTAAGTTCTGATGAAAAATTATATTTTTATGGTAATGAATTATTTGTTGATTTTGATTCTAAAAATTTGCTTCTTAAAGATGGAATTATTCAGAAAAAAATACAGAGAAATTTAGTTGATCATATTGTTTCATTTGGGGGTAAATCTTTAAAAAGGTTGGATAATGATGCTAGCATTTTAGAACAGGCTTTTATTACAACCAGTAAAATCCCAGAACCTTATTATTCTATTAAAGCGTCTAAGATATGGATTTTACCATCTGGAGATTTTGGTATTCTTAATGCTGTGTTTTATATAGGAAGAGTACCAATGTTTTATATTCCGTTCTTTTTTAAACCAGGTGATAGTTTGTTTTTTAATCCGTCTTTAGGATATTTCCCCAAGCGAGGTCTTACTCTTTTTAATACTGTATATTTATTTGGGAAGAAGTCTGTTGATAGTGACAAGTTTTCTTTTTTAGATTTTGATTTTCATTCAATGTATGATTCATCTAAAGAGCCTTATATTAGGAATGGTTATTTAACTTATTTTTTTGCAGAGGATGTTGTCTCTAAGTTGAATAAAGATTATGTTAAGTTGATTTTTGATATTTATTCTAATTTGGGATTTTATACAGGTATTGATCTGAACTTAAGCAATACCTTAGATCTTTTTAAGACCTTTGAAGTTAGTTTTGGAATAGGTTTCACAAGAACTGTGCATAGACATATTTTGTCTGGAGTTTATCGTCCTTTTGATAGTAATAGTATTAATTATTCTCTTTTTAGTTTTGATAATATAAATAAGGGTAATATATTTGGTTTTGAAGTTCCTTTTAGATATTTACTTAAATCTAAGTCTGAATTTTTAATCAGTGATGCACTTTTTTCAGTAATATTTGAACATTATTCAGATCCTTATGTGATGATTGACTTTAAAGATAGATTAGAGAGTGGAACATTTTTATCTCTTTTAAGTTCTCCGAAATCTTCATCAGAAATAGAAAAAATGATAAGTACATTTGATTGGAATTTATCTTCTTTTTATAATCGTACTTTTGATGATAATTCTCTTATTGATTATAGGTTAAATAATTTGGGATTTACTTTTAAATTAGCAAGTTATGATAATATATTTAATGCCAAATCTAAGAAAAATATTAAGGATCCTACTAGAAAATGGTTTTATTTAGAGAGGATTCATTTGCCTTATATTGATTTAAATTTTCAAAAGGATCTTTATAATAATAATTGGACTGTTTCTTCTGATTCTAAAACTAAAGAAGTAATTATGGGACCTAAAGTTAAAGATATTGGGGATAGTGTTGAAGATGATAAAGATAAAAGTGATTCAGAAAAACTTAAGGAAAAAAAAGATTTAATTAAAGATTTTCATTTAGTTCCTAATCCAATTGTTTCTAATGATTTTAATAAACAAGATTCTTTTTATATAAGATTTGGTATTAATCCTTATTTAAAAAACAATATATTTTTTGATGATTCTAAATTTAAATCTCCTCAGGAATTTAAATATGATGTAAAGACTTATTTGTTTGACATTAAAAATAAAATAGATTTAAAGTTTTATGCTGACTTTAATAATCGACAAATTACTTTTGAAGATATTTTGTATCTTAATACTATTGAATATAATCCCTTAGATAAAAATTATAATTTAATAGAAAAAGATAAAAAAGGTGAGCATTCAATTATTCATAAGACCACTTTAAATCTGTTACCTTTTATGATGTATCCTAATTTTTCTCGTAGTAGTATTAAGTTTGAAAATAAAATTACTCTTTATTCATTTGATAAAAAGTATGATGTAAATTCTAAAATTTTAGCTGGTAAGAGTAATACTGTTTTTTTAAAAAGTCCCGAAACATTTTATCAAGATTTTAATTTTGATTTGATTTATGATTATAAATTCTTTACTACTAGTTTTTCAAGTGTACTGAAAAATACTTTTGAAAGCATATATACTTCTTCTGAATTTAAATTTTCTCTAGAATTTCCTTATTTGTTACAAGAAGTGGGTATTGGTGTTAAATATGATAGAAAATTTAAAGAAGACACTAAAAAAACTTTCTTTTCAAAAAAGACGCTTATTAATTCATCACCCTTAAAACCTATATATCCATATAAGCATCTAAAAATGAATCCTGCTTTATATTATAAGTTGGAGCCACGATATTTAGATTATTTAAAATTTTCCTTTTTAATTGCTTATGATCCTTTAATTAATGGATTATCTGAGCTTTCGTTAAAGGTTAATGCTTATGACTTTAAATTTGCATTTGAAATGAAAAATGATTTTGAATATAAATATGATAAATCACTTGGTGATTTTGCAAAAGTGGGATCTATGGCTAAGCTTGTTCCGTATTCTTTAAGTGCTCAGTATAAAAAAGATCTGTATGAATTTAAGTTTTTTGATGAAAAATTTTCAATTGGCTTTGGAACAGATGTTGGATGGAAAATGAATTTGCAAAAATTTGTTGATAATGAATTTTGGGCTGAGTTTACTTTAAAGTTTAAGTATACTAAATTTTTTGAATTGGATGTTGCAACTCGTTCTATTAATACAAAAACTTTTAGATATTTTGGGGGATATATGAATCAAATTGATCTTGCAACAGTCAATTTTTTAGAAGATGTCTTTAAGTCATTTAATTTTTTTAATATTCAGGATAGAAAAGATTCATTATTTAAGATTAAAAAAATTAGTACAAGTTTTAAATTTAATTTTTATGATTGGAAATTTGTTGGTGAGTATAGTTTAAGTCCAGATATTTTAAAGCATGATAACAATCGGTATTCTTCAATTTGGAGAAATACTTTTTCAATTTATATTTCCTGGAATTTCTTTGAGCCTGTTAAGTCATCGTTTGAGAGTAATTCAAGTACTAACTATGAACTTTTAATTAATAGAAAGTCTAATAGACAAGATAGAATTTTTTAA
- a CDS encoding ribonuclease H family protein, giving the protein MKKYYACILNDKNEKFIFTSWEECKNKIIGQKNKIKSFKTKEEANKWLLENGKINTCHPKGIYFDSGTGRGQGVEVRVVNEKGISIIDKVVKQNFINDYNNYYVKNFNGISNNYGELLGLYIALKIALQENTKNIFGDSKLVIDYWSKGFYNKNLNKNTIKLIQNVIKLRNIFEKSGGQIVLISGNNNIADLGFHKR; this is encoded by the coding sequence ATGAAAAAATACTATGCATGCATATTAAACGATAAAAACGAAAAATTCATTTTTACATCTTGGGAAGAATGCAAAAACAAGATTATAGGACAAAAAAATAAAATAAAAAGTTTTAAAACAAAAGAAGAAGCAAATAAATGGCTCCTAGAAAACGGAAAAATTAATACTTGTCACCCAAAAGGTATATATTTCGATTCCGGCACAGGCAGAGGACAAGGAGTAGAAGTTAGAGTTGTCAATGAAAAAGGAATATCAATAATAGACAAAGTAGTAAAACAAAACTTTATTAACGATTATAACAACTACTATGTCAAAAATTTTAACGGAATTAGTAATAATTATGGTGAACTTTTGGGACTATACATCGCACTTAAAATAGCATTACAAGAAAATACAAAAAACATATTTGGAGATAGTAAGCTGGTCATAGATTATTGGTCTAAAGGTTTTTACAATAAAAACTTAAATAAAAACACTATCAAATTAATTCAAAATGTTATCAAATTAAGGAATATATTTGAAAAGAGTGGAGGACAAATAGTATTGATATCAGGTAACAATAATATTGCAGATCTTGGCTTTCATAAAAGATAA
- the arcA gene encoding arginine deiminase: MQYLKPINVFSEIGRLKKVLLHRPGKELENLTPSIMKRLLFDDIPYLHVAIQEHDSFADTLRGNGVEVVYIEDLISETLSNDDSIKEQFISQFILEAGIRTENKTRALKDYFCNMSVNDMISNMIAGVTRDDLKNYKSDSLNSLVNSEYPLIIDPMPNILFTRDPFASIGHGLTINRMSTKTRHRETIFAEYIFKYHPIYKDNVPIWYNRDEDTTLEGGDELVLSRDVLAIGVSERTESESVEKVARKLFEQKISFNTILAFQIPQSRAYMHLDTVFTQIDHTTFTSFISDDMKFTIYALTYDVSSGSIKVKSEKAKLEDILGFYLGCKVNIIKCAGGDLIHGAREQWNDGANTLAIAPGEVIVYSRNHMTNKLLEEFGIKVYQIPSSELSRGRGGPRCMSMPLIREDI; the protein is encoded by the coding sequence ATGCAGTATTTAAAACCAATAAATGTATTCTCAGAAATAGGTCGTTTAAAAAAGGTGTTATTACATAGACCAGGTAAAGAATTGGAAAATTTGACTCCTTCAATAATGAAGAGATTGTTGTTTGATGATATTCCTTATCTACATGTGGCTATACAAGAACATGATTCTTTTGCGGATACTTTAAGAGGTAATGGAGTTGAAGTTGTTTATATTGAAGATTTGATTAGTGAAACTCTTTCTAATGATGATAGTATAAAAGAGCAATTCATATCTCAGTTTATTTTGGAGGCAGGAATTAGGACCGAAAATAAAACTAGAGCTTTGAAAGATTATTTTTGTAATATGTCTGTTAATGATATGATTTCAAATATGATAGCTGGTGTGACAAGAGATGATCTTAAAAATTATAAATCTGATTCTCTAAATTCTTTAGTAAATAGTGAATATCCTTTAATTATTGATCCTATGCCCAATATACTCTTTACAAGGGATCCTTTTGCAAGTATTGGGCATGGTTTGACAATAAATAGGATGTCTACTAAGACTAGACATAGAGAAACGATATTTGCAGAATATATTTTTAAGTACCATCCTATTTATAAAGACAATGTTCCTATATGGTATAATAGGGATGAGGATACTACTTTAGAAGGTGGGGATGAATTAGTTTTAAGTCGAGATGTTTTAGCTATTGGTGTTTCTGAGAGGACCGAGTCTGAGTCTGTTGAGAAAGTGGCACGAAAACTTTTTGAGCAAAAAATATCATTTAATACAATTTTGGCTTTTCAAATTCCGCAAAGTAGGGCTTATATGCATTTGGATACTGTTTTTACTCAAATTGATCATACTACTTTTACAAGTTTTATTAGTGATGATATGAAATTTACAATTTATGCTTTAACTTATGATGTGAGTTCTGGCAGTATTAAAGTTAAAAGCGAAAAGGCAAAATTGGAAGATATTTTAGGTTTTTATCTTGGATGTAAGGTTAATATCATAAAATGTGCTGGGGGAGATTTAATTCATGGAGCACGAGAACAGTGGAATGATGGTGCTAACACTTTAGCAATAGCACCTGGAGAAGTAATAGTTTATTCTAGAAATCATATGACTAATAAATTACTTGAGGAATTTGGGATTAAGGTTTATCAAATTCCTTCTAGTGAACTTTCACGAGGAAGGGGTGGACCAAGATGTATGTCTATGCCTTTGATAAGAGAAGATATTTAG
- the argF gene encoding ornithine carbamoyltransferase, whose product MYNLQDSLRNKSFLRLLDFTQDDIQYLLDLSHKLKKVKQSGIEEQKLKGKNIVIIFEKDSTRTRCAFEVAAYDQGAHVTYLGPTGSQIGKKESIADTARVLGRMYDAIEFRGFSQEAVEDLAKYSNVPVYNGLTDIAHPTQILADFMTIEEHKGCLKNLKMVFCGDGRNNMANSLMEGCSIMGMDFRIFAPTELFPDPELVAKTKLIADKSGGSITISSSIEETVRDVDVVYTDVWVSMGEANWDERIKLLRPYQVNSELMQLAKKDAIFMHCLPAFHDLNTVVGREVFEKYGLKGIEVTHDVFEGDRSVVFDEAENRLHTIKAVMVGTLG is encoded by the coding sequence ATGTATAATTTACAAGATAGTTTACGCAATAAAAGTTTTTTAAGGCTTTTAGATTTTACTCAAGATGATATTCAATATTTACTTGATTTGTCTCATAAGTTGAAAAAAGTTAAACAATCAGGAATTGAAGAACAAAAACTGAAGGGTAAAAATATAGTTATAATTTTTGAAAAGGATTCAACAAGAACAAGATGTGCGTTTGAAGTTGCTGCCTATGATCAAGGAGCTCATGTGACTTATTTGGGACCAACAGGAAGTCAGATAGGAAAAAAAGAATCTATAGCTGATACTGCAAGGGTATTGGGAAGAATGTATGATGCTATTGAATTTAGAGGATTTTCTCAAGAAGCGGTTGAAGATTTAGCTAAGTATTCTAATGTGCCAGTTTATAATGGATTAACAGATATTGCTCATCCAACGCAAATACTTGCTGATTTTATGACCATTGAAGAACATAAAGGATGTTTGAAAAATTTAAAGATGGTATTTTGTGGTGATGGTAGAAATAACATGGCTAATTCTTTAATGGAAGGATGTTCTATTATGGGAATGGACTTTAGGATATTTGCACCAACAGAACTCTTTCCAGATCCAGAGTTGGTAGCTAAGACAAAATTGATTGCTGATAAGAGTGGGGGTAGTATTACTATTTCTAGTTCTATTGAAGAAACAGTTAGGGATGTTGATGTTGTTTATACTGATGTATGGGTATCTATGGGTGAGGCTAATTGGGATGAGCGAATTAAATTATTAAGACCATATCAAGTCAATAGTGAACTTATGCAATTGGCAAAGAAAGATGCAATATTTATGCATTGTTTACCAGCTTTTCATGATTTAAATACGGTAGTTGGTAGAGAAGTTTTTGAAAAATATGGACTTAAAGGGATTGAGGTTACTCATGATGTTTTTGAGGGTGACCGATCTGTTGTTTTTGATGAGGCTGAAAATAGGTTGCATACTATTAAAGCCGTTATGGTTGGAACTTTGGGATAA
- a CDS encoding YfcC family protein, whose protein sequence is MVQKNKMPSSFTIVFALIVFMTILTYIVPAGEFHKENREVNGNLQEVVVAGTYHAVDRAPRGFWDGIFIVLTAMAKGMEHAVEVIVFVLIVGGAYGVILGTGAVDAGIAAAIKKMGNKDRLLIPLMMFIFSIGGTTTGMYEETLPFYLIMIPLVIALGYDSVVAVAIIGLGAGVGTMASTINPFATGIASAIAGIEIKDGFYFRIVLYVVSVFVAIAYVLIYAIRVKNDPKRSIVYSQREENYNLFVKGRSDDKSDSMPEFTNRRKMVLVLYGLMVVFLIYSILELGWWMQEMTMLYLGTAILSAFICKMNESKMWDTFVEGAKDMITAALIIGMARGVMIVADEGMITGTILHAASEFLYGVPKGMFIILNELVQILIGFIVPSSSGHASLTMSMMAPLADFLDMPRSSVVLAMQTASGLVNLLTPTSGVIMAVLGMARLSYGSWFKFVMPIFVIEFVICILVIMANVYL, encoded by the coding sequence ATGGTTCAAAAAAATAAAATGCCAAGTAGTTTTACGATAGTATTTGCTTTAATAGTGTTTATGACAATATTAACTTATATAGTTCCTGCAGGTGAATTTCATAAAGAAAATAGAGAAGTGAATGGTAATTTGCAAGAAGTTGTTGTGGCTGGAACTTATCATGCAGTAGATAGAGCACCTAGGGGATTTTGGGATGGCATTTTTATTGTTTTAACAGCAATGGCTAAAGGAATGGAACATGCTGTTGAAGTTATTGTATTTGTTTTAATTGTTGGTGGAGCTTATGGAGTTATTTTGGGGACGGGAGCAGTTGATGCAGGAATAGCAGCAGCAATTAAGAAAATGGGAAATAAGGATAGACTGTTGATACCATTGATGATGTTTATTTTTTCCATAGGTGGGACTACAACAGGGATGTATGAAGAAACACTACCATTTTATCTAATTATGATCCCATTGGTAATAGCTTTAGGTTATGATAGTGTTGTAGCCGTTGCAATTATTGGATTAGGGGCTGGTGTTGGAACTATGGCATCTACTATTAATCCATTTGCTACGGGAATAGCATCAGCAATAGCTGGTATTGAGATAAAGGATGGTTTTTATTTTCGTATTGTTTTATACGTAGTTTCTGTTTTTGTAGCTATAGCATATGTATTGATATATGCAATTAGAGTCAAGAATGATCCTAAAAGATCTATAGTATATTCTCAAAGGGAAGAAAATTATAATCTATTTGTTAAAGGTAGGAGTGATGATAAGAGTGATAGTATGCCAGAATTTACAAATAGACGGAAAATGGTATTAGTATTGTATGGGTTAATGGTTGTATTTTTGATATATAGTATTTTGGAGCTTGGTTGGTGGATGCAAGAGATGACAATGTTATATCTTGGTACAGCGATTCTATCTGCGTTTATATGTAAAATGAATGAATCTAAAATGTGGGATACTTTTGTAGAGGGAGCTAAAGATATGATAACAGCAGCACTTATTATAGGTATGGCTCGGGGAGTAATGATTGTAGCTGATGAAGGTATGATTACAGGAACAATTTTACATGCTGCATCAGAATTTTTGTATGGGGTGCCTAAAGGTATGTTTATCATTTTAAATGAACTTGTACAGATATTGATAGGTTTTATTGTACCCTCTTCATCAGGACATGCAAGTTTAACAATGTCAATGATGGCTCCATTGGCTGATTTTTTAGATATGCCAAGATCGTCAGTTGTATTGGCTATGCAGACAGCATCGGGTTTGGTGAATTTGTTAACGCCAACGAGTGGGGTTATCATGGCTGTATTGGGAATGGCAAGACTGAGTTATGGTAGTTGGTTTAAGTTTGTGATGCCGATTTTTGTGATTGAATTTGTAATATGTATTTTAGTAATAATGGCAAATGTATATTTATAG